In Vibrio hippocampi, a single genomic region encodes these proteins:
- a CDS encoding ammonium transporter, translated as MNPSVEQVHGAVQTLTQSSDTLFLLLGAIMVFLMHAGFAFLEVGTVRHKNQVNALVKILADFGVSAIAYFFIGYWVAYGGTFFADAETLSSGNGYELVKFFFLLTFAAAIPAIVSGGIAERARFYPILLATFFTVGLVYPLFEGMIWNGNFGLQAWLEATFGAGFHDFAGSVVVHGVGGWIALVAVIFLGMRRGRVRAGKHTNFAPSNIPFLALGAWILSVGWFGFNVMSAQTLEGISGLVAMNSLMAMVGGILAALFVGKNDPGFIHNGPLAGLVAVCAGSDLMHPIGALITGSVAGALFVWVFTYLQNKTKIDDVLGVWPLHGLCGAWGGVAAGIFGQTALGGLGGVSFAAQVVGTIIGIAVALIGAAIVYGVLDKITGLRLSEEDEFKGADLAIHKISATNED; from the coding sequence ATGAATCCTTCGGTAGAACAGGTACATGGTGCCGTACAAACATTAACACAAAGTTCAGACACACTTTTCTTATTGCTTGGCGCCATCATGGTGTTTTTAATGCATGCGGGATTTGCTTTTCTAGAAGTCGGTACCGTGAGACATAAGAACCAAGTCAATGCCTTGGTGAAAATTTTAGCTGACTTTGGTGTCTCGGCCATTGCCTATTTCTTTATTGGCTACTGGGTTGCTTACGGGGGTACTTTCTTTGCCGATGCTGAAACCCTTTCGTCAGGTAACGGCTATGAGCTGGTGAAATTCTTCTTCTTATTGACCTTTGCTGCTGCGATTCCAGCGATTGTCTCCGGCGGTATCGCTGAGCGTGCACGCTTCTATCCGATTCTTCTCGCGACTTTCTTTACGGTTGGCTTAGTTTACCCGCTGTTTGAGGGCATGATTTGGAATGGTAACTTTGGTTTACAAGCTTGGTTAGAAGCGACTTTCGGCGCAGGTTTTCATGATTTCGCTGGCTCTGTCGTTGTGCATGGTGTTGGTGGTTGGATCGCTCTGGTAGCGGTTATTTTCCTTGGTATGCGTAGAGGGCGAGTACGCGCAGGCAAGCATACGAACTTTGCACCTTCAAACATTCCATTCCTTGCACTAGGCGCTTGGATCCTCAGTGTGGGTTGGTTCGGTTTTAACGTTATGTCGGCGCAAACGCTGGAAGGGATCAGTGGCTTAGTAGCGATGAACTCGCTAATGGCGATGGTGGGCGGCATCCTTGCGGCCTTGTTCGTCGGTAAGAATGACCCAGGCTTTATTCATAATGGTCCTTTAGCGGGCTTGGTTGCAGTCTGTGCTGGTTCGGACTTAATGCATCCCATCGGCGCATTGATTACGGGTTCAGTCGCCGGCGCGCTATTTGTTTGGGTGTTTACCTACCTACAAAACAAAACCAAAATTGACGACGTGCTGGGGGTTTGGCCTCTACACGGTTTGTGCGGTGCTTGGGGCGGTGTTGCTGCGGGTATCTTCGGTCAGACAGCACTTGGCGGTCTTGGTGGGGTGAGTTTTGCAGCTCAAGTTGTGGGCACTATTATTGGTATTGCTGTTGCGCTGATTGGTGCCGCTATTGTCTATGGTGTACTGGATAAAATTACCGGTCTTCGTCTCTCTGAAGAAGATGAATTCAAAGGCGCAGATTTGGCGATTCACAAAATTTCCGCGACTAACGAAGACTAA
- the cobB gene encoding Sir2 family NAD+-dependent deacetylase — protein sequence MSHWQSKKEGLNMEFPYNNIVILTGAGISAESGIQTFRASDGLWEDHRIEDVATPEGFARDPDLVQAFYNQRRHKLQQVDIKPNQAHIALGELEQQFHGSVTIVTQNIDNLHEAGGSSNVIHMHGELLKARCSESGQVVDMTGDIHTGDLCHCCQIPSQLRPHIVWFGEMPLRMGEIYSAIEKADLFISIGTSGVVYPAAGFVHDAKLHGAHTIEVNLEPSAIQSEFAEKRYGKASIEIPKLVQELLALQVV from the coding sequence ATCAGTCACTGGCAAAGTAAAAAGGAAGGCTTAAATATGGAATTTCCCTACAACAATATCGTGATTTTAACCGGTGCTGGTATTTCTGCTGAATCGGGAATCCAAACTTTTCGAGCGAGTGATGGGTTATGGGAAGACCATCGAATTGAAGATGTTGCAACGCCAGAAGGTTTCGCAAGAGATCCCGATTTAGTGCAAGCTTTCTATAATCAACGTCGTCATAAGTTGCAGCAAGTCGATATCAAACCCAACCAAGCCCATATTGCTCTGGGTGAACTAGAACAACAATTCCACGGTAGCGTGACCATAGTGACGCAGAATATTGATAATCTGCATGAAGCTGGCGGCAGTAGTAACGTGATTCATATGCATGGTGAGTTACTCAAGGCACGTTGCAGTGAATCGGGTCAAGTGGTCGATATGACGGGCGATATCCACACCGGAGATTTATGCCACTGTTGCCAAATTCCGTCCCAATTAAGGCCGCATATTGTTTGGTTTGGTGAAATGCCGCTGCGAATGGGCGAAATATACTCTGCGATTGAAAAGGCAGACCTATTTATCTCTATTGGCACCTCTGGCGTGGTTTATCCCGCCGCAGGCTTTGTTCATGATGCAAAGCTACACGGTGCCCATACCATTGAAGTCAATCTAGAACCTAGTGCGATACAGAGCGAGTTTGCCGAAAAGCGCTATGGAAAGGCAAGTATAGAAATACCCAAGCTGGTACAAGAACTGCTGGCACTTCAAGTGGTGTAG
- a CDS encoding extracellular solute-binding protein, with the protein MKNRIAASAMIAASLFTTTTLAADKELYFYNWSEYIPNEVLEDFTKETGIKVFYSTYESNESMYAKLKTQGSGYDLVVPSTYFVSKMRKEGMIQPLDKSKLSHFKDLDPNYLDKSFDPDNTYSIPYIWGATGIGINVDMLDKSTVKNWADLWDPKWEGQLMMMDDSREVFHIALTKLGYSPNTTDPKQIEEAFQELRKLVPNVLVFNSDFPANPYLAGEVSLGMLWNGSAYMARQEGASIDIIWPEKGTIFWMDSLAVPSGAKNVDAAHKMIDFLLRPENAAKIAVEIGYPTPVKTAYPLLPKEFAEDQNVFPPQSVMDSGTWQDEVGDAATLYEEYFQKLKVDN; encoded by the coding sequence ATGAAAAATAGAATCGCAGCGTCTGCAATGATTGCAGCATCACTCTTTACCACCACGACTCTAGCGGCGGATAAAGAACTCTATTTTTACAACTGGTCGGAATATATTCCAAACGAAGTGCTTGAAGACTTCACCAAAGAAACCGGTATTAAAGTTTTCTATTCCACCTATGAATCTAACGAAAGCATGTATGCCAAACTGAAAACTCAGGGTTCTGGCTACGATCTTGTGGTTCCATCGACCTATTTCGTATCTAAAATGCGCAAAGAAGGCATGATTCAGCCTCTTGATAAGAGCAAGCTGTCGCATTTTAAAGATCTCGACCCGAATTACCTCGATAAGTCGTTTGACCCAGACAACACCTATTCAATCCCTTATATCTGGGGTGCAACGGGTATTGGTATCAATGTCGATATGCTTGATAAGTCGACGGTTAAAAACTGGGCTGATTTATGGGACCCGAAATGGGAAGGTCAGTTAATGATGATGGATGATTCTCGTGAAGTGTTCCATATCGCGTTAACCAAGTTAGGTTATTCCCCTAACACAACCGATCCAAAACAGATCGAAGAAGCCTTTCAAGAGCTAAGAAAACTGGTTCCAAACGTATTAGTATTTAACTCTGACTTCCCAGCAAACCCTTATTTAGCGGGTGAAGTGTCATTGGGTATGCTTTGGAATGGTTCGGCTTACATGGCGCGTCAAGAAGGGGCTTCAATCGATATCATTTGGCCAGAAAAAGGCACCATTTTTTGGATGGACAGTTTAGCCGTCCCTAGTGGCGCGAAGAACGTTGATGCCGCACACAAAATGATCGACTTTTTATTGCGTCCAGAAAATGCCGCCAAGATTGCGGTTGAAATTGGTTACCCAACCCCAGTTAAAACGGCTTACCCTTTGCTTCCAAAAGAATTTGCTGAAGACCAAAACGTATTTCCTCCTCAAAGCGTGATGGATTCAGGCACATGGCAAGATGAAGTGGGTGACGCTGCCACTTTATATGAAGAGTACTTCCAGAAGTTAAAAGTCGATAACTAA
- a CDS encoding extracellular solute-binding protein, which yields MKKWATLLASGACALSLLSGAAKAEENKELVFMNWGPYINSSLLEQFTKETGIKVIYSTYESNETLYAKLKTHNQGYDLVVPSTYFVAKMRDEGMLQKIDKSKLTHFDKLDSNYLDKPFDPNNDYSIPHVVAITGLAVNTDMYDADQFTSWADLWNPELAGQLMLMDDTREVFHIALRKLGYSGNTTDEKQIDEAYAELQKLMPNVLLFNSDNPGAPYMSGEVGLGMLWNGSAAAAQKEGVPIKLVFPKEGGIGWVDNFAISSGAKNVEAAHKMIDFLLRPEIAEQISNDTGYLTAVKESNEKFKDIPALFPSQEDLDRVEWQDAVGDKTAIYENYFIKLKAGQ from the coding sequence ATGAAAAAATGGGCAACTTTGCTTGCAAGCGGTGCATGCGCACTTTCTCTTCTCTCTGGTGCAGCGAAAGCCGAAGAGAACAAAGAACTCGTATTTATGAACTGGGGACCGTATATCAACAGTAGTCTTCTTGAACAGTTCACTAAAGAAACGGGAATTAAGGTTATTTACTCAACGTATGAGTCTAATGAAACCCTTTATGCAAAGCTGAAGACGCACAACCAAGGATACGATCTCGTCGTTCCTTCAACCTATTTCGTGGCTAAAATGCGCGATGAAGGTATGCTACAAAAGATTGATAAGAGCAAACTGACTCACTTTGACAAGCTTGATAGCAACTACCTAGATAAGCCTTTTGACCCAAATAACGACTACTCTATCCCTCACGTTGTTGCCATTACGGGTCTTGCGGTTAACACCGACATGTATGACGCAGACCAATTTACAAGCTGGGCGGATCTTTGGAACCCTGAGCTAGCGGGTCAACTGATGCTGATGGATGACACACGTGAAGTTTTCCATATCGCGCTGCGTAAGCTTGGCTATTCAGGTAATACCACTGACGAAAAACAGATTGATGAAGCGTATGCGGAGCTGCAAAAGCTGATGCCAAACGTACTGCTGTTCAACTCAGATAACCCAGGTGCGCCTTATATGTCAGGTGAAGTGGGTCTTGGTATGCTGTGGAATGGCTCTGCTGCTGCTGCGCAAAAAGAAGGCGTGCCAATAAAATTGGTGTTCCCAAAAGAAGGTGGTATTGGCTGGGTTGATAACTTTGCGATCAGTTCTGGTGCTAAAAACGTAGAAGCGGCACATAAGATGATTGATTTCTTATTGCGTCCAGAGATCGCCGAGCAGATCTCCAATGACACCGGCTACCTGACGGCAGTGAAAGAGTCTAACGAGAAGTTTAAAGACATCCCTGCTCTATTCCCGTCGCAAGAAGACCTTGATCGAGTGGAATGGCAAGATGCGGTTGGCGATAAAACGGCTATCTACGAAAACTACTTTATTAAGTTGAAAGCGGGTCAGTAA
- the potC gene encoding spermidine/putrescine ABC transporter permease PotC, whose product MGRTLKFSFMALVYAFLYLPIVVLIANSFNANKFGMKWGGFTTKWYDALVNNDSLIQAAWHSINVAVFSATVATLIGSLTAVALFRYQFKGKRAVSGMLFVVMMSPDIVMAISLLAIFLVLGAQLGFLTLLIAHITFCLPFVVVTVYSRLKGFDVKMLEAAKDLGASEWTILKQIILPLAKPAVAAGWLLSFTLSLDDVIVSSFVTGPTYEILPLKIYSMVKVGISPEVNALATVMLIVSLVLVVLSQLLAREKIK is encoded by the coding sequence ATGGGACGCACCCTTAAATTCAGTTTTATGGCTTTGGTCTATGCATTTTTGTATCTACCTATTGTCGTGCTTATCGCCAACTCCTTTAATGCCAACAAATTTGGTATGAAATGGGGTGGTTTTACCACTAAATGGTATGACGCTTTAGTCAACAACGACAGCTTAATTCAAGCAGCTTGGCACTCGATTAACGTTGCGGTATTTTCTGCAACCGTTGCCACTTTGATTGGTAGTTTGACGGCGGTTGCCCTGTTCCGTTACCAGTTCAAAGGTAAACGTGCAGTGAGTGGTATGTTGTTTGTGGTGATGATGTCACCGGATATCGTCATGGCGATTTCATTGCTGGCGATTTTCTTGGTGCTAGGGGCACAACTGGGCTTTTTAACCCTGTTGATTGCCCATATCACCTTCTGTTTACCTTTTGTTGTTGTTACCGTCTACAGTCGCTTAAAAGGCTTTGACGTTAAGATGCTTGAGGCCGCAAAAGACTTAGGGGCAAGTGAGTGGACAATCTTAAAACAGATTATTCTGCCGCTGGCAAAACCCGCAGTTGCAGCAGGTTGGTTACTTTCATTCACCCTATCGTTAGATGATGTGATTGTGAGTTCGTTTGTTACCGGACCAACTTATGAGATTTTACCTCTGAAAATCTACTCTATGGTTAAGGTGGGGATCTCTCCTGAAGTCAATGCATTAGCTACGGTGATGCTGATTGTCTCTCTTGTATTGGTCGTGTTATCACAGCTGCTCGCTCGTGAAAAAATCAAATAA
- the potB gene encoding spermidine/putrescine ABC transporter permease PotB, whose protein sequence is MTKKINLQNAIITLIVSWLVLFVLIPNVMIIGTSFLTRDEANLIELTFTLDNYARLLDPLYAKVLFHSFYMAIVATLCCLVIGYPFAYIVAKMPEKWRPFMLFLVIVPFWTNSLIRTYGLKIVLGTQGILNKSLMYLDIIDKPMRIMYTETAVMIGLVYILLPFMILPLYSAIEKLDNTYIEAAKDLGANKFQTLTKVILPLTMPGIIGGCLLVLLPALGMFYISDLLGGAKNLLIGNVIKSQILNARDWPFGAATSIALTAAMAVMLYAYYRAGKLLNRKVELD, encoded by the coding sequence ATGACCAAGAAGATTAATCTGCAAAACGCGATTATTACACTGATCGTTAGCTGGTTGGTACTGTTTGTTCTCATCCCGAATGTGATGATCATCGGCACCAGTTTTCTGACTCGTGATGAAGCCAACCTTATTGAATTAACGTTTACGCTGGATAACTACGCTCGCCTGCTTGATCCACTGTATGCAAAAGTGCTGTTCCACTCGTTTTATATGGCGATTGTTGCAACCTTGTGCTGTTTGGTCATCGGTTACCCGTTTGCCTACATAGTGGCGAAAATGCCGGAAAAATGGCGTCCGTTTATGCTGTTTTTAGTGATTGTGCCATTTTGGACCAACTCGCTAATTCGTACCTATGGCTTAAAAATCGTTTTGGGTACGCAAGGTATTTTAAACAAGAGCCTGATGTATTTAGACATTATTGATAAGCCAATGCGAATCATGTACACCGAAACCGCGGTCATGATTGGTTTAGTGTATATCCTGTTGCCATTTATGATTCTGCCGCTCTACTCGGCGATCGAGAAACTCGACAACACGTATATTGAAGCGGCTAAAGACTTGGGTGCCAACAAGTTTCAAACGCTTACTAAGGTGATTTTGCCTCTGACCATGCCAGGTATTATTGGTGGCTGTTTGCTGGTGTTACTCCCAGCTCTGGGGATGTTCTATATCTCTGACCTATTAGGCGGCGCAAAGAACCTACTGATTGGTAACGTTATCAAGAGTCAAATTCTCAATGCGAGAGATTGGCCGTTTGGTGCCGCGACCAGTATTGCACTGACTGCTGCTATGGCAGTAATGCTCTATGCCTATTATAGAGCGGGCAAGTTGCTTAATCGTAAAGTGGAGTTGGACTAA
- the potA gene encoding spermidine/putrescine ABC transporter ATP-binding protein PotA — MNALKSVGKPVIQLTGIKKSFDGKEIISNLDLNVNHGEFLTILGPSGCGKTTVLRMIAGFETVDSGNILLAEQDVTDTPAEQRHVNTVFQSYALFPHMTVFENVAFGLRMQKVPAADIEPRVLEALKMVRLEAMAQRKPHQLSGGQQQRIAIARAVVNKPKVLLLDESLSALDYKLRKQMQIELKQLQRQLGITFIFVTHDQEEALSMSDRIIVMRDGVIEQDGSPREIYEEPKNLFVARFIGEINVFNAIAQERIDEKTIRAELEGQISTVYHDKPVTQGDKLQVLLRPEDLRIEEIKESENRGIVGHVVERTYKGMTLDSVVELESGQRVMVSEFFNEDDPDVDHSLGQKVAVTWVESWEVVLSDDQED; from the coding sequence TTGAACGCACTAAAATCAGTAGGTAAACCAGTTATTCAACTCACTGGGATTAAAAAGAGTTTCGATGGTAAGGAAATAATCAGTAATCTTGATTTAAACGTCAACCACGGTGAATTCCTTACGATATTGGGTCCTTCGGGCTGCGGTAAAACCACCGTGTTGCGAATGATCGCCGGCTTTGAAACCGTGGATAGCGGTAACATACTTTTAGCCGAGCAAGATGTCACCGATACCCCTGCTGAACAGCGTCATGTCAACACTGTTTTCCAAAGTTATGCACTGTTCCCACACATGACAGTTTTTGAAAACGTTGCCTTTGGTTTGCGTATGCAAAAAGTGCCTGCTGCGGATATTGAGCCAAGAGTATTAGAAGCCCTGAAAATGGTTCGTCTGGAAGCCATGGCGCAACGTAAACCGCATCAGCTTTCTGGTGGACAACAACAGCGCATTGCGATTGCTCGTGCGGTTGTGAATAAGCCAAAAGTATTGCTGCTGGATGAGTCGCTGTCCGCGTTGGATTACAAATTGCGTAAACAGATGCAAATTGAGCTCAAGCAACTACAACGCCAATTGGGTATTACCTTTATTTTTGTTACGCACGACCAAGAAGAAGCGCTGTCCATGTCAGACCGCATCATTGTTATGCGTGATGGCGTGATTGAACAAGATGGCTCCCCTCGTGAGATTTACGAAGAGCCGAAAAACCTTTTTGTGGCCCGCTTTATTGGCGAGATCAACGTATTCAACGCGATTGCTCAAGAGCGTATCGACGAAAAAACCATACGTGCCGAGCTTGAAGGTCAAATCAGCACCGTGTATCACGACAAACCGGTGACTCAAGGTGACAAGTTGCAAGTCTTGTTGCGTCCAGAAGATTTGCGTATTGAAGAGATCAAAGAGTCTGAAAACCGCGGCATCGTTGGTCATGTTGTCGAGCGTACCTATAAAGGGATGACGCTTGATTCTGTGGTGGAGCTCGAATCGGGTCAACGCGTTATGGTAAGCGAATTCTTCAACGAAGATGATCCTGACGTGGACCACTCTCTAGGTCAAAAAGTGGCCGTGACTTGGGTAGAAAGCTGGGAAGTGGTGTTGAGTGATGACCAAGAAGATTAA
- a CDS encoding DUF2987 domain-containing protein, with amino-acid sequence MKFVAPALLACLAVSSISMPLQAEEYRFTYSKLFTQLKNNNKPGHDAVKVGLFFVDARTQKPCVITKAWMEKEQHYEELSSGYANELLVPIDNNLRQANPLVFIHTPEQQQCDFSMVVMSKQPLEGSVSYEDVAQLLPQMEAMLADLGGLFSGWFTPEITGLTLEFAPDQQGDIQLSDGRRIAIEAGKAVIQLEDIGVGNSFQLPNKTLRVMPYIAK; translated from the coding sequence ATGAAGTTCGTTGCACCTGCACTGTTAGCTTGTCTCGCTGTCAGCAGCATCAGTATGCCTCTGCAAGCCGAGGAGTATCGATTTACTTACTCTAAGCTTTTTACTCAATTGAAGAACAACAACAAACCAGGGCATGATGCCGTTAAGGTGGGTCTATTCTTTGTTGATGCTCGCACTCAAAAGCCCTGTGTTATTACCAAAGCGTGGATGGAAAAAGAGCAACATTATGAAGAGTTATCGAGCGGTTATGCCAATGAACTGCTGGTTCCAATCGATAACAACTTGCGCCAAGCTAACCCTCTGGTATTTATTCATACTCCGGAGCAACAGCAATGCGATTTTTCTATGGTCGTCATGAGTAAACAGCCATTAGAAGGCAGCGTTAGCTATGAGGACGTTGCTCAATTATTACCACAAATGGAAGCCATGCTTGCCGATCTTGGCGGGTTGTTTTCCGGTTGGTTTACACCTGAGATAACGGGTTTAACGTTAGAGTTTGCACCAGACCAACAGGGTGATATTCAACTATCTGATGGGCGTCGAATCGCGATAGAAGCAGGGAAAGCGGTGATTCAGCTTGAAGATATTGGGGTAGGGAATTCATTCCAACTGCCGAATAAAACCCTGAGAGTCATGCCGTATATTGCTAAATAG
- the ttcA gene encoding tRNA 2-thiocytidine(32) synthetase TtcA — protein sequence MTEQAQERTKAQQYNYNKLQKRIRRNTGQAIADFNMIEDGDRIMVCLSGGKDSFTMLDILMSLKKSAPVNFELIAVNLDQKQPGFPGHILPDYLESLGVEYKIVEEDTYSIVQDKIPEGKTTCSLCSRLRRGILYRTAKELGATKIALGHHRDDIIETLFLNMFHGGKMKGMPPKLVSDNGEHVVIRPLAYCREKDIIKYADMKEYPIIPCNLCGSQPNLQRQAIKQMLNGWDKQFPGRIESLFRSMQNVVPSHLADFELFDFKSIDRDSGVINGGDIGFDKEEFAPQQQEAVAEFDPSLMLDVTNVD from the coding sequence ATGACTGAGCAGGCTCAAGAGCGTACTAAAGCGCAACAGTACAACTATAACAAGTTACAAAAACGTATTCGCCGTAATACGGGTCAAGCGATTGCTGATTTCAATATGATTGAAGACGGCGACCGTATTATGGTGTGCCTATCTGGCGGTAAAGATAGTTTTACTATGCTGGATATCTTGATGAGCCTGAAAAAAAGTGCTCCAGTTAATTTTGAATTGATTGCCGTTAACCTTGATCAAAAGCAGCCGGGTTTCCCAGGGCATATTTTGCCAGACTATCTAGAGAGTTTGGGTGTTGAGTATAAGATTGTCGAAGAGGACACCTACTCGATCGTTCAAGATAAAATCCCTGAAGGTAAAACGACGTGTTCACTTTGCTCTCGTTTACGTCGCGGTATCTTGTACCGCACCGCCAAAGAGCTGGGAGCAACGAAAATTGCACTTGGACACCATCGTGATGACATCATTGAGACCTTGTTCTTAAACATGTTCCATGGCGGTAAAATGAAAGGTATGCCACCAAAGTTGGTTTCTGATAATGGGGAACATGTGGTGATTCGTCCGCTTGCTTACTGTCGAGAAAAAGACATCATCAAGTATGCTGACATGAAAGAGTACCCAATTATTCCTTGTAATCTTTGTGGCTCACAACCTAACTTACAGCGTCAAGCGATCAAACAAATGCTTAACGGTTGGGACAAGCAGTTCCCTGGTCGTATCGAGTCACTATTTCGTTCAATGCAAAACGTGGTGCCTAGCCATTTAGCTGACTTTGAACTGTTTGACTTTAAATCTATCGATCGTGACTCCGGCGTTATCAACGGTGGCGACATCGGTTTTGATAAAGAAGAATTTGCGCCACAGCAACAAGAAGCTGTCGCTGAGTTCGACCCAAGTTTAATGTTGGATGTCACTAACGTTGATTAG
- the uspE gene encoding universal stress protein UspE, giving the protein MSIYSKILVVANLNSDEQPALARAVQLAKQSQSRSQICLFLSIYDFSYDMTSMLSHEERDAMRRGVIQQREEWMREIAAPHLDDSFDFSVQVVWHNRPYIAIVEEVFAGKHDIIIKATRKHDILESVIFTPTDWHLLRKCPVPVLLVKNAHWPEDANIIASVHVGSESQTHIDLNDGIVTQLDSLTQRLGAKGYLVNAYPVTPANITIELPEFDPATYTDAVRGHHLTAMKALRQKHGYAEEQTIVEQGLPEDIIPQVSSELNAAMVILGTTGRTGLSAVFIGNTAEHVIDKINCDVMALKPNGYISPFDPEHS; this is encoded by the coding sequence ATGAGCATCTATAGTAAAATACTCGTGGTTGCCAATCTAAATAGCGACGAACAACCCGCACTCGCTCGAGCCGTGCAACTCGCCAAGCAGAGCCAGTCTCGAAGCCAAATCTGTCTATTTCTCTCCATATATGACTTTTCCTACGATATGACATCCATGCTGTCTCACGAAGAGCGAGATGCGATGCGTCGAGGTGTCATACAGCAGCGTGAAGAATGGATGAGAGAAATCGCAGCGCCCCACCTTGATGACAGCTTCGATTTTAGTGTTCAAGTGGTGTGGCACAACCGTCCTTATATCGCCATTGTTGAGGAAGTGTTTGCAGGTAAACACGACATCATCATTAAAGCGACGCGTAAACACGACATTCTAGAGTCAGTAATTTTTACTCCGACAGATTGGCATTTATTAAGAAAATGTCCGGTTCCTGTGCTGTTGGTGAAAAATGCTCATTGGCCAGAAGATGCGAATATTATCGCGTCGGTTCATGTAGGCTCGGAAAGTCAAACTCACATTGATCTTAACGATGGTATTGTTACCCAGTTGGATAGTCTTACTCAACGCCTTGGCGCCAAAGGATACTTGGTTAATGCCTATCCCGTCACTCCCGCCAATATCACCATTGAGTTACCCGAGTTTGATCCGGCAACTTATACCGATGCGGTACGTGGGCATCATCTCACCGCCATGAAAGCACTGCGCCAAAAACATGGTTATGCAGAAGAGCAAACCATTGTCGAGCAAGGACTGCCGGAAGATATCATTCCGCAGGTTTCCAGCGAGTTAAATGCGGCGATGGTCATCTTGGGCACGACCGGACGTACTGGTTTGTCCGCGGTATTTATTGGTAATACCGCCGAACATGTTATCGATAAGATTAACTGTGATGTTATGGCATTGAAACCTAACGGTTACATCAGTCCCTTCGATCCCGAACATTCATAA
- a CDS encoding FNR family transcription factor, whose amino-acid sequence MISEKPAAKRIQSGGCAIHCQDCSISQLCIPFTLNESELDQLDQIIERKKPIQKGQELFKAGDELKSLYAIRSGTIKSYTITEQGDEQITAFHLAGDLVGFDAITNDEHPSFAQALETSMVCEIPYEILDDLSGKMPKLRQQIMRLMSNEIKGDQEMILLLSKKNAEERLAAFLYNLSSRFSQRGFSPREFRLTMTRGDIGNYLGLTVETISRLLGRFQKSEILSVKGKYITILDHDALAEMAGASSD is encoded by the coding sequence ATGATTTCTGAAAAGCCTGCAGCAAAACGTATCCAGTCAGGTGGCTGTGCCATTCATTGTCAAGATTGTAGTATTAGTCAACTCTGTATTCCTTTTACATTGAATGAGTCTGAACTTGATCAACTTGACCAAATCATTGAACGTAAAAAGCCGATTCAAAAGGGTCAAGAGCTGTTTAAAGCAGGCGATGAACTTAAATCTCTGTATGCGATTCGTTCTGGCACCATCAAGAGCTATACCATAACTGAGCAGGGTGACGAACAGATTACAGCTTTTCACTTAGCTGGTGATTTGGTGGGTTTTGATGCCATCACAAATGATGAACACCCTAGCTTCGCACAAGCATTAGAAACCTCGATGGTTTGTGAAATCCCTTACGAGATCCTTGATGACCTCTCAGGAAAGATGCCAAAGCTACGCCAACAGATCATGCGTTTGATGTCTAATGAAATCAAAGGCGACCAAGAGATGATTCTACTGTTGTCGAAAAAGAATGCGGAAGAGCGCTTAGCTGCCTTCTTGTATAATCTTTCTTCTCGATTCTCTCAGCGTGGTTTTAGCCCGAGAGAATTCCGACTCACGATGACGCGTGGCGATATCGGCAACTACTTAGGTCTGACGGTAGAGACCATCAGCCGCTTGCTTGGTCGCTTCCAAAAGTCTGAAATTCTAAGCGTTAAGGGTAAATACATTACTATCCTTGACCACGATGCTTTAGCCGAAATGGCAGGCGCTTCTTCAGACTAA